The following are encoded together in the Adhaeribacter arboris genome:
- the moaC gene encoding cyclic pyranopterin monophosphate synthase MoaC: MEPEKTFSHLDEAGNPAMVDVSAKSQTKRTAIAQSIVVLGDEIMSHLSNGDIQTKKGPVFQTAIIAGTMGAKKTSDLIPLCHPLGLENCKFQVQVNEANEVVIQCTASLTGKTGVEMEALTGASVAALTIYDMCKAFSHDIVIKETRLISKTGGKSDFTRK, from the coding sequence ATGGAACCAGAGAAAACTTTTTCGCACCTGGATGAGGCCGGAAATCCGGCCATGGTGGATGTAAGTGCGAAATCTCAAACCAAACGCACCGCTATTGCCCAAAGTATTGTGGTTTTGGGCGATGAAATTATGAGCCATTTAAGTAACGGTGATATCCAGACTAAAAAAGGACCAGTATTTCAAACGGCTATTATTGCCGGTACCATGGGCGCCAAGAAAACTTCAGACCTGATTCCCTTATGTCACCCGTTGGGTCTGGAAAACTGTAAATTCCAGGTTCAGGTAAATGAAGCGAACGAAGTAGTAATTCAATGCACGGCCAGCTTAACCGGTAAAACCGGGGTCGAAATGGAAGCTTTGACCGGTGCAAGTGTAGCGGCCTTAACTATTTACGATATGTGCAAAGCTTTTTCGCACGACATTGTTATAAAAGAAACCCGATTAATCAGTAAAACCGGAGGTAAAAGTGATTTCACCAGAAAATAA
- a CDS encoding NADH-quinone oxidoreductase subunit N, whose product MVSIILLTSFGILNLFLGFLKSNRILLPLALLFLIIVLGANLADWNQTESYFNNMLTVDNFAVAFTSVVVLTSLLILPFSTRYIRLNDDNLAEYFALILFSLVGAVMMVAYENMLMLFIGIEILSISMYVLAGSEKRSLRSNEAALKYFLMGSFTTGILLFGIALIYGATGTFYITEISAAANTGTTDMSPMLGLGLLLVLIGISFKVSAAPFHFWTPDVYEGTPAIFTGFMSTVVKVAGFAAFYKLLSVSFAGAYSFWFPTLVAMTVITLVIGNIAAAAQDSFKRMMAYSSISHAGYLMLALLALNSRSENAIFFYSLAYSVATVAAFGILKIVSDQREGDESYAAFNGLSRTNPLLAFAMTVSMLSLAGIPLTGGFFGKFFIFGSVLEKDLLWLVVVGILMSMVGIYYYFRVVIAMYMREPSGERLEVDAFTTFTLIFIAVLTIVLGIFPGLFSDIL is encoded by the coding sequence ATGGTATCCATTATTTTACTTACTTCTTTCGGCATTTTAAACCTCTTTCTGGGTTTTCTGAAATCTAATCGGATTCTCTTGCCATTGGCGTTATTGTTCCTGATAATTGTACTTGGCGCAAATCTTGCGGATTGGAACCAAACCGAAAGTTATTTTAACAATATGCTTACCGTAGATAATTTTGCGGTAGCTTTTACCAGCGTGGTAGTATTAACCAGCCTCCTTATTTTACCTTTTTCTACTCGTTATATCCGGTTAAATGATGATAATCTAGCAGAATATTTTGCCTTAATATTGTTCTCGTTGGTTGGGGCTGTAATGATGGTTGCCTATGAAAACATGCTGATGCTATTTATCGGAATAGAAATTTTATCCATAAGCATGTATGTGCTGGCAGGAAGTGAAAAACGAAGCTTACGCTCCAACGAAGCTGCTTTAAAATATTTTTTAATGGGTTCGTTTACTACCGGAATTTTACTTTTTGGTATAGCTTTAATTTACGGCGCAACCGGTACCTTTTATATTACTGAAATTAGCGCAGCTGCTAATACCGGAACTACTGATATGTCGCCCATGCTAGGATTGGGGTTGTTATTGGTTTTAATTGGCATTTCGTTTAAGGTGTCTGCCGCTCCTTTTCACTTCTGGACCCCAGATGTATACGAAGGTACGCCAGCCATATTTACCGGTTTTATGTCGACGGTAGTAAAAGTGGCGGGATTTGCGGCCTTTTACAAATTACTTTCTGTTTCTTTTGCTGGCGCTTATTCATTCTGGTTCCCTACCTTGGTAGCCATGACGGTTATTACCTTAGTGATAGGTAATATTGCCGCCGCTGCGCAAGATTCTTTTAAGCGGATGATGGCTTATTCAAGTATTTCCCATGCGGGCTATCTGATGTTGGCTCTGCTAGCTTTAAACAGCCGTTCGGAAAATGCCATTTTCTTTTATTCTCTGGCTTACTCAGTAGCAACTGTAGCCGCCTTCGGAATTTTAAAGATTGTTTCCGACCAGCGAGAAGGCGATGAAAGTTATGCTGCTTTTAACGGCTTAAGTCGGACCAATCCGCTTTTAGCTTTTGCTATGACGGTTTCCATGCTTTCCTTAGCAGGTATTCCGTTAACGGGAGGCTTCTTTGGTAAGTTCTTTATTTTTGGCAGCGTTCTGGAAAAAGATTTATTGTGGCTGGTGGTAGTAGGTATCTTAATGTCGATGGTTGGTATTTATTATTATTTTCGGGTAGTAATTGCCATGTATATGCGCGAACCTAGCGGCGAACGTTTAGAAGTAGATGCTTTTACTACTTTTACCTTGATTTTTATCGCGGTTCTAACAATTGTATTAGGCATCTTTCCAGGTTTATTCAGCGATATATTGTAA
- a CDS encoding NTP transferase domain-containing protein gives MISPENKPAHQKHVSLSRPTLGSFGRTELAILGTPCGNIKKLAFAITQNLSAKLKIAYVDADHKSADAAASNGPDVNTALAYGSFLEYTDKITFQRLDYRTNWNEYQQKAFFQSADLILVNGNHFLAQAQVIVIDPAKPLEKKLDKLTNVQLILLQEGVMKVPDFIQAHLKDTAQIPVYSIEDPENITRSIYSYYLKSIPPLNGLVLAGGKSTRMQSDKGLLRYHEQDQRTHVYHMLRSFCAEVFISCNAAQAVDLEGRLPYLEDRFLNLGPQGGILTALQYNPNAAWLAVACDLPFLSKETLDYLVQHRDPTKMATAFYDSDGKFPEPLLTIWEPRSFPALLQFLSLGYSCPRKALINSDVKLLTIPDTEELRNVNDQQAYNEAITKLQPK, from the coding sequence GTGATTTCACCAGAAAATAAACCAGCGCATCAAAAGCATGTTTCTTTAAGCCGGCCTACCTTGGGGAGTTTTGGAAGAACCGAACTGGCAATCTTGGGAACCCCCTGCGGAAATATTAAAAAACTAGCCTTTGCGATTACCCAAAATTTATCGGCAAAATTAAAAATTGCTTATGTAGATGCCGACCATAAAAGTGCGGATGCCGCAGCGAGTAATGGTCCGGATGTAAATACTGCCTTAGCCTACGGCAGTTTTCTGGAGTATACCGATAAAATTACTTTTCAACGCCTGGATTACCGGACTAACTGGAATGAATACCAGCAGAAAGCATTTTTTCAATCAGCAGATTTAATTTTGGTAAACGGCAACCATTTTCTGGCACAAGCCCAGGTAATTGTTATTGACCCGGCAAAGCCTTTAGAGAAGAAGCTGGATAAATTAACCAATGTACAATTAATATTACTGCAGGAAGGTGTAATGAAGGTACCAGATTTTATCCAGGCGCATTTAAAGGATACAGCTCAAATACCTGTTTATTCTATCGAGGACCCGGAAAATATTACCCGTTCTATTTATAGTTATTACCTGAAATCTATTCCGCCCCTGAATGGATTGGTTTTAGCTGGAGGTAAAAGCACCCGCATGCAAAGCGACAAAGGCTTATTGCGTTATCACGAGCAAGACCAGCGCACGCACGTTTACCATATGCTAAGGTCATTTTGTGCCGAAGTGTTTATATCCTGCAATGCCGCTCAGGCAGTTGATTTAGAAGGAAGACTACCGTACCTCGAAGACCGTTTTTTGAATTTGGGACCACAAGGCGGAATTTTAACGGCCTTGCAATACAATCCTAACGCAGCCTGGTTGGCCGTAGCCTGCGATTTGCCTTTTTTAAGTAAAGAAACCCTGGATTATTTAGTACAGCACCGCGACCCAACTAAAATGGCTACTGCCTTTTATGATTCAGATGGTAAATTTCCGGAACCTTTGCTTACTATTTGGGAGCCGCGTAGCTTTCCAGCATTGTTACAATTTCTAAGTTTAGGTTATTCCTGCCCACGAAAAGCTTTAATTAACTCCGATGTTAAGCTGTTAACTATTCCGGATACAGAAGAATTGCGTAATGTAAATGACCAGCAAGCGTATAACGAAGCAATAACAAAGTTGCAGCCTAAATAG
- the moaD gene encoding molybdopterin converting factor subunit 1 — MQLKIRLFGITKDIIGQAWTSVDIPESAKVEDLMQNLKITYPGLNKLHSVLVAVNDEYAKPEVILKPNDEIALIPPVSGG, encoded by the coding sequence ATGCAATTAAAAATTCGATTGTTTGGCATTACCAAAGATATTATTGGCCAGGCTTGGACGTCTGTAGATATTCCGGAATCGGCCAAGGTTGAGGACTTAATGCAGAATTTAAAAATTACCTATCCGGGATTAAATAAATTGCATTCGGTATTAGTAGCTGTAAACGATGAGTATGCAAAACCCGAAGTAATTTTAAAACCAAATGATGAAATTGCTTTGATTCCACCTGTAAGTGGAGGATAA
- the moaA gene encoding GTP 3',8-cyclase MoaA, which yields MTKSRTQIVDNHGRPLTYVRLAVTDRCNLRCFYCMPAEGIDYLPKKQLLTYEEMERMLQVLAGLGISKVRITGGEPFLRKDLVYFLRQVKAIPGIEEIHITTNGVLTEQYIPDLVKLGINSVNLSLDTLDRERFHKITRRDEFEKVMQTYHALLANQIPVKINAVVMEGQNIEDIVPLAALTKEHPVSVRFIEEMPFNGEGQHYPKVTWNYRKILEELQAAFPDLHKVSDAPHSTANHYSVPGYKGNIGVIAAFSRTFCGTCNRIRVTAQGGLKTCLYGNDVLNVRDILRSGASETVLTDELLKAFNNRAKDGYEVEAQRPILLPVFESMSMIGG from the coding sequence ATGACGAAATCACGCACGCAAATAGTAGATAACCACGGTCGACCCCTCACGTATGTTCGTTTGGCGGTTACGGATCGGTGTAATTTGCGCTGCTTTTATTGCATGCCCGCCGAAGGAATTGATTACCTCCCCAAAAAACAACTGCTCACTTACGAAGAAATGGAGCGCATGCTGCAGGTGCTGGCGGGTTTAGGTATTAGCAAAGTACGCATTACGGGGGGTGAGCCATTTCTGCGGAAAGATTTAGTTTATTTTCTGCGGCAGGTAAAAGCTATTCCGGGTATTGAGGAAATACATATTACTACTAACGGCGTACTTACCGAGCAATATATTCCGGATTTAGTAAAATTAGGCATTAACTCGGTTAACCTGAGCCTGGATACCTTAGACCGGGAGCGATTCCATAAAATTACCCGTCGCGATGAATTTGAAAAAGTGATGCAAACCTATCATGCATTGCTAGCTAATCAGATTCCGGTAAAAATTAATGCGGTTGTGATGGAAGGACAAAATATTGAAGATATTGTACCCTTGGCAGCCCTTACCAAAGAGCATCCGGTTTCGGTTAGGTTTATTGAAGAAATGCCTTTTAATGGCGAAGGCCAGCACTATCCTAAAGTTACCTGGAATTACCGTAAAATTTTAGAGGAATTGCAAGCTGCTTTTCCAGATTTACACAAAGTTTCGGATGCGCCTCATTCTACGGCTAATCATTATTCTGTTCCGGGCTACAAAGGAAACATTGGAGTAATTGCGGCCTTCTCCCGGACTTTTTGTGGTACCTGTAATCGCATTCGAGTAACGGCTCAAGGCGGTTTAAAAACCTGTCTTTACGGCAATGATGTGCTGAATGTAAGAGATATTTTGCGGAGTGGTGCTTCTGAGACTGTACTTACAGATGAGTTACTGAAAGCCTTTAATAATCGGGCTAAGGATGGATACGAAGTTGAAGCGCAACGACCAATTTTATTACCTGTATTTGAATCTATGTCTATGATTGGAGGATAA
- a CDS encoding DUF7009 family protein → MKLRIQGNSLRLRLSEAEVTQFAETGQVEETIVFSPDKTNALRYILQQTSDKEVNIRFTGNTITVFIPEPMAQKWVDTDLIGFDDLIELGNDQQLRIIVEKDLDCRH, encoded by the coding sequence ATGAAACTCAGAATTCAGGGAAACAGTTTGCGCTTGCGCCTCTCAGAAGCGGAAGTTACTCAATTTGCGGAAACGGGCCAGGTTGAGGAAACTATTGTCTTCAGCCCCGACAAGACCAATGCTCTGCGTTATATCTTACAACAAACTTCGGACAAAGAAGTAAATATTCGTTTTACCGGAAACACGATTACGGTTTTTATTCCGGAACCAATGGCGCAGAAATGGGTAGATACCGATTTAATTGGATTTGACGACCTGATTGAATTAGGTAATGACCAACAGTTGAGAATAATAGTAGAAAAAGATTTAGACTGCCGGCATTAA
- a CDS encoding molybdenum cofactor biosynthesis protein MoaE, giving the protein MIALTDQQINTEEIIAAVQADGAGAINVFIGTVRNNTQKKTVVHLEFEAYESMAVKKMQELADMASARWPVQKVAIVHRTGVLPIGEAAVVIAVSTPHRKASFEACEFIIDTLKEIVPIWKKEIFEDGEVWVAAHP; this is encoded by the coding sequence ATGATTGCCTTAACCGACCAACAAATAAATACAGAGGAAATAATAGCTGCGGTACAAGCCGATGGTGCCGGGGCTATAAATGTGTTTATTGGTACTGTTAGAAATAATACCCAGAAAAAAACAGTTGTGCATTTAGAATTTGAAGCCTACGAGTCCATGGCTGTGAAAAAAATGCAGGAACTTGCCGATATGGCGTCAGCGCGCTGGCCAGTACAAAAAGTAGCTATCGTACACCGCACTGGGGTATTGCCCATAGGCGAAGCTGCCGTAGTAATTGCCGTTTCAACCCCTCACCGCAAAGCGTCTTTTGAAGCTTGCGAATTTATCATTGATACTCTAAAAGAAATCGTACCTATCTGGAAGAAAGAAATATTCGAGGACGGGGAAGTTTGGGTAGCAGCGCATCCATAA